A part of Streptomyces sp. NBC_01235 genomic DNA contains:
- a CDS encoding siderophore-interacting protein, with protein MAQGRGWEGAVLKLMRAKDFTLTVTGTEEVTGHYRRLRLSDGGLLAATGVHPTIWVRLWFENAGRPHQRAYTLVDPDPAAGSFSLEFALHEGAASDWARAAKPGDTIDATVQGTAFEPPAPAPSHVLVIGDPASLPAINSLLGTGEGALGAAPATVWFEGSPDDPDGTDGLPFRTDPARHEIRHVPRRDAGAHLVEQVKAELPALLTATPDPYVWIACDTRTTRTLTAYLRRELGVPKERLHALGYWRAS; from the coding sequence ATGGCGCAGGGGCGGGGCTGGGAGGGCGCGGTCCTCAAATTGATGCGCGCGAAGGACTTCACCCTCACCGTGACGGGCACGGAGGAGGTCACCGGCCACTACCGCCGGCTGCGCCTCTCCGACGGCGGACTGCTCGCCGCCACCGGCGTCCACCCGACGATATGGGTCCGGCTCTGGTTCGAGAACGCCGGCCGACCGCACCAGCGGGCCTACACCCTCGTCGACCCCGACCCGGCGGCCGGCTCCTTCAGCCTGGAGTTCGCCCTGCACGAGGGCGCCGCCAGCGACTGGGCACGGGCGGCGAAGCCCGGCGACACCATCGACGCGACCGTCCAGGGCACCGCCTTCGAACCGCCCGCCCCGGCCCCCTCCCACGTCCTCGTGATCGGCGACCCGGCCTCCCTGCCCGCCATCAACTCCCTGCTCGGCACGGGCGAGGGCGCGCTCGGCGCCGCCCCGGCGACCGTCTGGTTCGAGGGCTCCCCCGACGACCCCGACGGCACGGACGGCCTCCCCTTCCGGACCGACCCCGCCCGCCACGAGATACGGCACGTGCCCCGACGCGACGCGGGCGCCCACCTCGTCGAGCAGGTCAAGGCGGAACTGCCCGCGCTCCTGACGGCCACCCCCGACCCGTACGTCTGGATCGCCTGCGACACCCGCACCACCCGGACGCTGACGGCATACCTGCGCAGGGAACTGGGCGTCCCGAAGGAGCGGCTGCACGCGCTGGGGTACTGGCGCGCGAGCTGA
- a CDS encoding type II toxin-antitoxin system VapB family antitoxin has translation MIFKRIGNGRPYPDHGRESTRQWADVAPRPVRLDQLVTTKQQLDLETLLAEDSTFYGDLFAHVVKWQGDLYLEDGLHRAVRAALQQRQVLHARVLELD, from the coding sequence GTGATCTTCAAGCGCATCGGAAACGGCCGGCCGTACCCCGACCACGGCCGGGAAAGCACCCGGCAGTGGGCGGACGTCGCGCCGCGCCCGGTCCGCCTCGATCAGCTGGTGACCACCAAGCAGCAGCTCGACCTGGAAACCCTGCTCGCGGAGGACTCGACGTTCTACGGCGACCTCTTCGCGCACGTCGTGAAGTGGCAGGGCGACCTGTACCTGGAGGACGGACTGCACCGCGCGGTGCGGGCGGCACTCCAGCAGCGACAGGTGCTGCACGCGCGCGTGCTCGAGCTGGACTGA
- a CDS encoding HhH-GPD-type base excision DNA repair protein produces MDVTLQLSQDPEADQLLGRSPLAALVGMLLDQQVPMEWAFKGPRTIADRLGADDLDAHDIAAQDPEAFAALLSEKPAVHRYPGSMAKRIQQLCQYLVEHYDGDADAVWDGVATGTELLRRLEDLPGFGKQKAQIFLALLGKQLGVRPTGWREAAGSYGEPKSFRSVADITGPESLAKVRAHKQEMKAAAKAAKAAKG; encoded by the coding sequence ATGGACGTCACCCTTCAGCTCTCCCAGGACCCCGAGGCCGACCAGCTCCTCGGGCGCTCCCCGCTCGCCGCGCTGGTCGGGATGCTGCTGGACCAGCAGGTTCCGATGGAGTGGGCGTTCAAGGGGCCCCGGACGATCGCCGACCGGCTCGGCGCCGACGACCTGGACGCCCACGACATCGCCGCCCAGGACCCGGAGGCCTTCGCCGCGCTGCTCTCCGAGAAGCCGGCCGTGCACCGTTACCCCGGCTCCATGGCCAAGCGCATCCAGCAGCTCTGCCAGTACCTCGTCGAGCACTACGACGGTGACGCCGACGCCGTCTGGGACGGCGTGGCCACCGGCACGGAGCTGCTCAGGCGCCTCGAGGACCTGCCCGGCTTCGGCAAGCAGAAGGCACAGATCTTCCTGGCCCTGCTCGGCAAGCAGCTCGGCGTGCGCCCCACGGGCTGGCGGGAGGCGGCCGGCTCCTACGGCGAACCGAAGTCCTTCCGGTCCGTCGCCGACATCACCGGCCCGGAGTCGCTGGCGAAGGTGCGGGCGCACAAGCAGGAGATGAAGGCGGCGGCGAAGGCCGCGAAGGCCGCCAAGGGGTAA
- a CDS encoding GNAT family N-acetyltransferase, whose amino-acid sequence MTTEIYRDAWGVPHLRADGAHALARLQGLVTARDRAWQLEVERHRARGTSASFLGPEALAWDRFARRVRLDDTARRCYDELQRQDPETAHWVGAYVDGVNEGLKATVAPEFTRVGLAPGRWEPWTPLGVWLATHILFAGFPAKLWREEAARQLGPEAVGLFATDGPGTSGSNGWLVSGSRTVTGQPVIAGDPHRFIEDPGVYQQIRLACDEFDVVGLAVPGVPGIAHFGHTGTVAWAITNAMADYQDLYRERLRRTGAGVEALGPDGTWRRVTRHTELVRVAGEETVEVEVLETERGPVIAGGPEGLEDGTPLALSLRHPPRVTADLGFGALLPLLRARRVADVDRAVDLWAEPVNVVQAADTEGGLLHRVAGRVPLRAEANHTRLVPAWEPGHEWTGWHEMPRAGLADGVAVMANQRGPAGELGVEFAPPHRADRIRALLDGKRAWSASDMAALHTDTYLASAAPLLDHLAALDDLTGPSVELRDRLLRWDRRMDADSREAARFAALRSALVRRLAAHPAFAALTTPPAYPEVFLPWLALLPRIGFSLEHLLRAEELYGIDRPALVREALEEVAGQPDPDARWGDTHRLAPWRALPDPSADAPALSGDHDCVLCTSAVPGWTDLAARGPAARYVWDLARREDSLWVVPYGASGLPDNPHHHDQLPLWLKGELAPVVTDWAQLTKESDMADPRTPNAYVHEQAADGFGTVRIRPLDAERDADVVHGWVSEERAAFWGMNGLTRDQVAEIYAHMAGLDTHHAFLTELDGVPVALLQTYEPTEDRVGEVYAVEPGDIGVHVLIAPAGEYGVRPGWSAALMGAFASYVLLGLDRRRVVVDPDVRNEKAIARFFRQGFEAGPVVTLPEIDLPDVYLPEKKAQLAFLRREVAFPG is encoded by the coding sequence GTGACCACCGAGATCTATCGCGACGCCTGGGGCGTCCCGCATCTGCGCGCCGACGGCGCCCACGCGCTCGCCCGTCTCCAGGGACTGGTCACGGCCCGCGACCGCGCCTGGCAGCTGGAGGTCGAACGGCACCGCGCGCGCGGCACCTCGGCCTCCTTCCTCGGCCCCGAGGCCCTCGCCTGGGACCGCTTCGCGCGCCGCGTCCGCCTCGACGACACGGCGAGACGCTGCTACGACGAACTGCAGAGACAGGACCCGGAGACGGCGCACTGGGTCGGCGCGTACGTCGACGGCGTCAACGAAGGGCTGAAGGCGACCGTGGCCCCCGAGTTCACGCGGGTCGGCCTCGCCCCCGGCCGCTGGGAGCCCTGGACCCCGCTCGGCGTCTGGCTGGCCACGCACATCCTGTTCGCCGGGTTCCCCGCCAAGCTGTGGCGCGAGGAGGCCGCCCGGCAGCTCGGCCCCGAGGCGGTCGGCCTGTTCGCCACCGACGGACCCGGCACCTCCGGCAGCAACGGCTGGCTGGTGAGCGGCTCCCGGACGGTCACCGGTCAGCCGGTCATCGCCGGCGACCCGCACCGCTTCATCGAGGACCCCGGCGTCTACCAGCAGATCCGCCTCGCCTGCGACGAGTTCGACGTCGTCGGCCTCGCCGTCCCCGGAGTCCCCGGCATCGCGCACTTCGGCCACACCGGTACGGTCGCCTGGGCCATTACCAACGCCATGGCCGACTACCAGGACCTCTACCGCGAACGGCTGCGCCGCACGGGCGCGGGAGTGGAGGCCCTCGGCCCGGACGGCACCTGGCGGCGGGTCACCCGGCACACCGAACTCGTGCGCGTGGCAGGGGAGGAGACCGTCGAGGTCGAGGTCCTGGAGACGGAGCGCGGCCCGGTGATCGCCGGCGGTCCGGAGGGCCTCGAGGACGGCACCCCTCTCGCGCTGAGTCTGCGCCACCCGCCCCGCGTCACCGCCGACCTGGGGTTCGGCGCGCTGCTGCCCCTGCTCCGGGCCCGCCGGGTCGCCGACGTGGACCGTGCCGTCGACCTCTGGGCCGAGCCCGTCAACGTCGTCCAGGCCGCCGACACCGAGGGCGGCCTGCTGCACCGCGTCGCGGGCCGGGTGCCGCTGCGCGCCGAGGCCAACCACACCCGGCTGGTGCCCGCCTGGGAACCGGGCCACGAGTGGACCGGCTGGCACGAGATGCCCCGCGCCGGACTGGCCGACGGCGTCGCCGTGATGGCCAACCAGCGAGGCCCGGCCGGTGAGTTGGGCGTCGAGTTCGCCCCGCCGCACCGCGCCGACCGCATCCGGGCGCTGCTGGACGGGAAGCGTGCCTGGTCCGCGTCCGACATGGCGGCCCTCCACACGGACACCTATCTGGCCTCCGCCGCACCCCTGTTGGACCACCTGGCCGCCCTCGACGACCTGACCGGACCGTCCGTCGAACTCCGCGACCGCCTCCTGCGCTGGGACCGGCGCATGGACGCCGACAGCCGGGAAGCGGCCCGGTTCGCCGCCCTGCGCAGCGCCCTCGTCCGCCGCCTCGCCGCGCACCCGGCCTTCGCCGCCCTGACGACCCCGCCCGCCTACCCGGAGGTCTTCCTCCCCTGGCTGGCCCTCCTCCCGCGCATCGGCTTCTCGCTCGAACACCTCCTGCGCGCCGAGGAGTTGTACGGCATCGACCGCCCGGCACTCGTCCGGGAGGCGCTGGAGGAGGTCGCCGGACAGCCGGATCCGGACGCCCGCTGGGGCGACACCCACCGCCTCGCCCCCTGGCGGGCCCTGCCCGACCCCTCGGCCGACGCCCCGGCCCTCTCCGGCGACCACGACTGCGTGCTGTGCACCTCGGCCGTGCCCGGCTGGACCGACCTCGCCGCACGCGGCCCGGCCGCCCGCTACGTGTGGGACCTGGCCCGCCGCGAGGACAGCCTGTGGGTCGTCCCGTACGGCGCGTCCGGCCTCCCCGACAACCCCCACCACCACGACCAACTCCCCCTGTGGCTGAAGGGCGAACTGGCCCCGGTCGTCACCGACTGGGCGCAGCTGACGAAGGAGAGCGACATGGCTGACCCCCGCACCCCGAACGCCTACGTCCACGAGCAGGCGGCCGACGGTTTCGGCACCGTCCGCATCCGCCCCCTCGACGCCGAGCGCGACGCGGACGTCGTCCACGGCTGGGTGAGCGAGGAGCGGGCCGCGTTCTGGGGCATGAACGGTCTGACGCGGGACCAGGTCGCCGAGATCTACGCCCACATGGCGGGTCTCGACACCCACCACGCCTTCCTGACCGAGCTGGACGGCGTCCCGGTCGCCCTCCTCCAGACGTACGAGCCGACCGAGGACCGGGTCGGCGAGGTCTACGCGGTCGAGCCCGGGGACATCGGAGTGCACGTGCTCATCGCGCCCGCCGGTGAGTACGGCGTACGGCCGGGCTGGTCGGCGGCGCTGATGGGGGCCTTCGCGTCGTACGTGCTGCTGGGCCTGGACCGGCGCCGGGTCGTGGTGGACCCGGACGTACGCAACGAGAAGGCGATCGCCCGGTTCTTCCGGCAGGGCTTCGAGGCGGGGCCGGTCGTCACCCTCCCGGAGATCGACCTGCCGGACGTGTACCTGCCGGAGAAGAAGGCACAACTGGCTTTCCTGCGCCGGGAGGTAGCGTTCCCCGGGTGA
- a CDS encoding cupin domain-containing protein, protein MTAPLTPEDLVALYGLEPIPREGGLFRRTWEGPEGPDGRPAGSAIVALVTADDHSALHRLSTDEVWHFYLGDPLELLLLAPDGTSRTAVLGPDVLGGQQPQLTVPARTWMGARVVAGGAWTFFGCTMAPGFTYGDYEHGDAAVLTARYPDRAPLIRELCRP, encoded by the coding sequence GTGACAGCGCCCCTCACCCCGGAAGACCTCGTCGCCCTCTACGGCCTGGAGCCGATCCCCCGCGAGGGCGGCCTGTTCCGCCGTACGTGGGAGGGTCCCGAGGGGCCGGACGGCCGCCCCGCCGGCTCCGCGATCGTCGCGCTGGTCACCGCCGACGACCACTCGGCCCTGCACCGCCTGTCCACCGACGAGGTCTGGCACTTCTACCTCGGCGACCCGCTCGAGTTGCTGCTCCTCGCCCCCGACGGCACCTCCCGCACGGCGGTGCTCGGCCCGGACGTCCTCGGCGGGCAGCAGCCGCAGCTCACCGTGCCCGCCCGCACCTGGATGGGCGCACGGGTGGTCGCCGGGGGCGCCTGGACCTTCTTCGGCTGCACGATGGCCCCCGGCTTCACCTACGGGGACTACGAACACGGGGACGCGGCCGTCCTGACGGCGCGTTATCCGGACCGGGCGCCCCTGATCAGGGAACTGTGCCGTCCATGA